One Hypanus sabinus isolate sHypSab1 chromosome X2 unlocalized genomic scaffold, sHypSab1.hap1 SUPER_X2_unloc_1, whole genome shotgun sequence genomic region harbors:
- the LOC132385694 gene encoding zinc finger protein 234-like — MSFTCADCGKGFTRSSCLLTHQRVHTGEKPFTCSDCGKGFTQSSQLRRHQSLHTGEKPFACSDCGKGFTWSSELKIHQRTHTGERPFTCSDCGKGFIRSSQLKVHQRTHTGERPFTCSVCGKGFTQSSVLKEHQRIHTAERPFTCSDCGKGFTHSSVLKVHQRIHTGERPFTCSDCGKKFTDSSRLQAHQRVHTGERPFTCSDCGKAFTRSSQVMVHQRIHTGERPFSCSECGKRFIHLSDLQVHQRVHTGERPFTCSDCGKAFTRSVELKTHQRIHTGERLFICSDCGKGFIRSYQLKVHQRVHTGERPFTCSDCGRGFIQSSQLMIHQRIHTGERPYACSDCGKRFSQSSDLQTHRRVHTGERPFSCSQCGKRFSQSSHLVTHYRVHTGETV, encoded by the coding sequence atgtCTTTCACCTGCgctgattgtgggaagggattcactcggtcatcctgccttctgacacaccagcgagttcacactggtgagaagccgttcacctgctcagactgtgggaagggattcactcagtcatcgcaACTGCGGAGACACCAGtcacttcacactggggagaagccattcgcctgctcagactgtgggaagggattcacttggtcatctgaactgaagatacatcagcgaactcacactggggagaggccattcacctgttcagactgtgggaaagggtttattcggtcatctcaactgaaggtacatcagcgaactcacactggggagagaccgttcacctgctcagtctgtgggaaaggattcactcagtcttctgtactgaaggaacatcagcgaattcacaccgcagagaggccattcacctgctcagactgtgggaaaggattcactcattcatctgtactgaaggtgcatcagagaattcacactggggagaggccgttcacctgctcagactgtgggaagaaattcactGACTCATCCAGGCTacaggctcaccagcgagttcatactggagagaggccgttcacctgttcagactgtgggaaggcatttactcggtcatctcaaGTGATGGTACATCAGcggattcacactggggagaggccattttcctgctctgaatgtgggaagagatttattcatttatctgacctgcaggtgcaccagcgagtccacactggagagaggccgttcacctgctcagactgtgggaaggcatttactCGGTCAGTTGAACTGAAgacacatcagcgaattcacactggggagaggctgttcatctgctcagactgtgggaaagggtttattcggtcatatcaactgaaggtgcatcaacgagtccacactggggagagaccgttcacctgctcagactgtggaagggGATTtattcagtcatctcaactgatgaTACATCAGcgtattcacactggggagagaccgtacGCCTGTTCTGAttgtggaaagagattcagtcagtcatccgacttacagacacaccgacgagtccacactggagagaggccattttcctgctcccaatgtgggaagagattctctcagtcatcccaccttgtgacgcactaccgagttcacactggggaaactgTTTAA